In the genome of Porphyrobacter sp. ULC335, one region contains:
- a CDS encoding alpha/beta hydrolase, with protein sequence MPSVIFPGPEGRLEGRFSPPPRPRAPVAMILHPHPEGGGTMNDRIVQRLYKTFADRGFATLRFNFRGVGRSQGSFDSGIGELSDAASALDWVQSIHPEAQSTWIAGYSFGALIGMQLLMRRPEVRGFISVAPPANMYDFSFLAPCPASGIFVQGAADTVVQPNAVQKLVDKLRTQKHITIHHEEIPRANHFFENELEELMRSVDNYLDFRLSPDCPIK encoded by the coding sequence CGCGCCCGCGCGCACCTGTGGCGATGATCCTGCATCCGCACCCCGAAGGCGGCGGCACGATGAACGACCGGATCGTGCAGCGCCTCTACAAGACCTTCGCGGATCGCGGGTTTGCCACGCTGCGCTTCAACTTCCGCGGCGTGGGCCGTTCGCAGGGGTCGTTCGATTCCGGCATTGGCGAGTTGTCCGACGCGGCGAGTGCGCTCGACTGGGTGCAGTCGATCCACCCCGAAGCGCAGAGCACCTGGATTGCGGGCTACAGCTTCGGCGCGCTGATCGGGATGCAATTGCTGATGCGCCGCCCCGAAGTGCGCGGCTTCATCTCGGTCGCGCCGCCCGCCAACATGTATGATTTCAGCTTCCTTGCGCCTTGCCCCGCCAGCGGCATCTTTGTGCAGGGCGCGGCCGATACGGTGGTGCAGCCCAATGCGGTGCAGAAGCTGGTCGACAAGCTGCGCACCCAGAAGCACATCACCATCCACCACGAGGAAATCCCCCGCGCCAACCACTTCTTCGAAAACGAGCTCGAAGAACTGATGCGCTCGGTCGACAATTACCTCGATTTCCGGCTGAGCCCGGATTGTCCGATTAAGTAA